GACACCGTGACCCGTCCGGTGGATGAACTGCTCGCCGTATCCCGCTTCCGTGATGATGTCGCGGGCAACCTGGTCGATGCGCTCCGCTTTCACACCGGGTTCGACCGCTTGCACGGCGGCTTCCTGGGCCGCGTTCACCGCGTCGAAGGCGTCCTCGAACCCGTCTGGCGGGTCGCCCGCGAACACGACAGTGCGCGTCTGGTCGCTCGGGTAGTGGTCGCAGAACACGCCGAAGTCGAGGACGACGGGGTCGCCCGCCTCGATTTCTCGATCGCTGTGGCGGTGGTGGGGCTTCGCCCCGTTCGGTCCCGACCCGACGATGACGTCGAAGGAGAGCGCGTCCGCGCCGGCGTCGCTACACAGAGTCTCGATGTGTCGGGCGAGTTCGGCCTCGGTCATGCCGATTGCCTCCTCGCCCATGGCCCTGATGCGCTCGCACACGTCGTCCGCGATGGCGGCCGCTCTGCGCATCGCGGCCAGTTCGGTCTCGTCTTTGCGTATTCGGAGCGGGGCGAGGGCTTCGCTCGCGAGGCCGAATGTGGCCGTCGGTGCGGCGGCTTCGAGGTCCTGGGTGAACTGCGCCCACAGCTGGTCGTCCACGAAGAGATTTCCGGCCACGATGTCGAGGTCGATGAGGACGTTCTCGACGAGGCGGCGCGGGTCGTCGCCGTCGGCCCAGGTTCGCACGTCTTCGACCCACGAGGCGTCTCGAATCTGCGCTTCGTACAGTTCGGGCGCGACGAAGATGGGGTCGCCCTCGCGGGCTACGAACAAGAAGAGGTGACGCTCCATCGGTTCGTCGTGAAACCCCGAGAGATAGTACATGTTCTCGCCGGGAAAACAGACGACAGCGTCCGCGTCGGCGGCGGCGAGCGCCTCCTGACAGGCACGGGTGCGTCGCTCGAATGCGTTCATACGAACCGTTTTCGCGGCAGGGTCAAAGGGCTATCCACCGCTCAGGCGAGGATGAGGTGTGAGTCGCCGAATTCGTGCCAGAGGTAGCCCTCGTCTATGGCTTCTCGGTATCCGTCCATGATGCGCTCGCGTCCCGCAATCGCGTAGAGCATTGCGAGGTGGGTCGTCTGGGGGTCGTGAAGCCCGGTCAGTAGGCCATCGACGACGTGAACCCCGCTATCGGGTGAGATGAACCGACGGGTGAATCCACCGGTCGCCCGGACCTGTTCGCCATCCCACGCGGTTTCGACGGCGCGGACGACGGTGGTCCCGACGGCGACGACTCGACCCCCGCGCGCTTTCGTGGCCGAAATCGCTCGCGCCGTCGCGGCGGGAACCGAGAACGGTTCGGGATAGAGGGGGAGGCAGGCGTCCTCCCGGCAGCCGAGTTCGCACTGGTCGGCTTCGACCTCCAGACTCGACACGCCGGTGTGGAGAGTGAGCGTCGCGATACCCACCCCGCGGGCGCGGAGACGGTCCACGACGCGGGCGGTGAACGGCCGGGCGGCCGAGGGCATCTCCGCGCTCCCCGGCGTCGTGGCGAAGTACGTCTGGTAGGCCGAAAGCGGAAACGCGCGGTCGAGGTAGCCGTACCGGATGGGCGAGCCGTGCGTCGCCATCGCCGCTCCCACGTCGCCGGCTATGCGGACGAACGTGAGTCGTGGAATGTTCGGGAATACGGAGACGACCCGACCGTGGAGGCCCGCAACTTCGAGTCGGTCGCCCGGTGAGAGGGAGAGCGGGCCGGGTTCGCTCGCGCTTCGTCGTGGCTCAGTGAGCCAGAGGCCGTGTCCGTAGTCGGTACACAGGTTGAGGATGAACGCGCCGTCCGGACCGGTCGCTGGGAGGGTGGCTGGAATCGTCGCACTCTGGTTGACGATGAGCAGGTCGCCCGGACGGAGGGCGTCGGCGAGATGAAGGAACCGGTCGTGGTGGTGGCTCCCGCCTTCGCTCACGAGTAAGCGCACTTCGTCGCGTTCGAGCCCTCGTTCCTCTGGCGGTTCGGTCGCCTGCAAGGCTTGCGGGCGTTCGAACTGCAGGTCGGTCAGTTGCATCACGGCGCGGCCTCCCAGTAGTCCGCCTGCGCCTGGAAGCGTCGCCCGTTGATTGCGAGCGGGTCCTGCCCGAGCAACCAGCCCCAGAACGGGAGCGTAATGTCTGGCAGCGGACGGTCCGTGATGTCCTCGCCGGGGTACGCCTGCTGGTGCATGTCGGTTCGCATATCGCCGGGGTCTACGATGACGACGCCGACCTCGCCTTCGAGTTCCGCGGCCAGTGTCTTGCTCAGGAGTTCGAGCGCCGCTTTGCTCGCACCGTAGCCACCCCACCCGGGATAGCCCTCCACGCCCGCGTCGCTCGTAATGTTCACGACGAGTCCTGACCGCGCGGCGAGCGCCGGAAGGAGCGCCTGAATTAGCGCGAGCGGGGCGACCGCGTTCGTCTCGAAGACGGCTTCGAGGTCAGCGAGGGGATACTCGGCGAGCGGCGGAAGCGGAGACGGTCCGAGCGTCGAGGCGTTGTTCACGAGCAGGT
This sequence is a window from Haladaptatus sp. QDMS2. Protein-coding genes within it:
- a CDS encoding Xaa-Pro peptidase family protein; protein product: MNAFERRTRACQEALAAADADAVVCFPGENMYYLSGFHDEPMERHLFLFVAREGDPIFVAPELYEAQIRDASWVEDVRTWADGDDPRRLVENVLIDLDIVAGNLFVDDQLWAQFTQDLEAAAPTATFGLASEALAPLRIRKDETELAAMRRAAAIADDVCERIRAMGEEAIGMTEAELARHIETLCSDAGADALSFDVIVGSGPNGAKPHHRHSDREIEAGDPVVLDFGVFCDHYPSDQTRTVVFAGDPPDGFEDAFDAVNAAQEAAVQAVEPGVKAERIDQVARDIITEAGYGEQFIHRTGHGVGLDVHEDPYIVAGNEMELEPGMVFSVEPGVYRSNEFGIRIEDLVVVTENGHERLNHSPRHY
- a CDS encoding S-adenosylmethionine:tRNA ribosyltransferase-isomerase, translating into MQLTDLQFERPQALQATEPPEERGLERDEVRLLVSEGGSHHHDRFLHLADALRPGDLLIVNQSATIPATLPATGPDGAFILNLCTDYGHGLWLTEPRRSASEPGPLSLSPGDRLEVAGLHGRVVSVFPNIPRLTFVRIAGDVGAAMATHGSPIRYGYLDRAFPLSAYQTYFATTPGSAEMPSAARPFTARVVDRLRARGVGIATLTLHTGVSSLEVEADQCELGCREDACLPLYPEPFSVPAATARAISATKARGGRVVAVGTTVVRAVETAWDGEQVRATGGFTRRFISPDSGVHVVDGLLTGLHDPQTTHLAMLYAIAGRERIMDGYREAIDEGYLWHEFGDSHLILA
- a CDS encoding SDR family oxidoreductase, which codes for MDSTTASGDARLALVTGASKGLGKVVATFLAGHGYDLLLTARTAADLTETARDIEAMGFEGPVETVVGDVTDLAHRDALRKYVDERGGLDLLVNNASTLGPSPLPPLAEYPLADLEAVFETNAVAPLALIQALLPALAARSGLVVNITSDAGVEGYPGWGGYGASKAALELLSKTLAAELEGEVGVVIVDPGDMRTDMHQQAYPGEDITDRPLPDITLPFWGWLLGQDPLAINGRRFQAQADYWEAAP